Proteins from a single region of Ziziphus jujuba cultivar Dongzao chromosome 1, ASM3175591v1:
- the LOC107404589 gene encoding uncharacterized protein LOC107404589 isoform X1: protein MSGKGGGGSNGKGNNGISGIPAASRKMVQSLKEIVHNCTEQEIYAMLKDCNMDPNEAVNRLLAQDPFHEVKSKREKKKENKDTTDSRSRGANNTSNRGGRGGAERYVGRGGTNQFNSTELGAFHGKSAYKKENGTHAYVGASSSASTVAGNNPSRRPPSYSDSVAIENKTSAVGTGDGLSSSSQPSGFQSAWLGVPGQVSMADIVKMGRPQAKASAMPNSSIHSVNHQNVPTPPSGALHYNLHLTQDHGSKVSEMHGEAGIVSSQDIAADDEWPSIEQPPAVSLSSVVEAPADSVLYADSSNLPMARSNQHLSQLDDVQVAEDGPAETLNPNYIAPASVSGRNIQEDESGGAPAFDNDLYKDMTSYQQHGHAFEHNEAEESASSVATNLQQLNLEKDGVGAPCEEDGPSVVIPNHLQLHTPECLHLSFGSFGSGSNAALSGSGSGSGSYTSRPLKSNLEEASTTVDVSAIGHSDSRNPEYYDDEHLRSTSDGNLIHRPGPGAGDYESSPASQAEVLKQETPEAAQGNQYSFPSAAPGFNYEGSQQLNVPFTHPQTSSQMQNLASFSSVMQAYTNSLPSTLLTSTVQTPREDLPYSPFPVTQSMPTKYSNVASSISGPTISMPEGLRAGSISTPQPTQQTLPGANVATGPALPQHLAVHPYSQPTLPLGHFSNMIGYPFMPQSYTYLPSAFQQAFAGNSTYHQSLAAVLPQYKNSVSVSSLPQSAAAAAVASGYGFGSSTSIPGGNFPLNPPTAPTGTTIGYDDVLSSQYKDANHLISLQQNENSAMWVHGPGSRAMSAVPASTYYGFQGQNQQHGGFRQGQQPSQQFGALGYPNFYHSQAGISLEHQQQNPRDASHASLGGSQGQPSKQSQQIWQNSY from the exons ATGAGTGggaaaggaggaggaggaagcaATGGCAAGGGCAATAATGGAATATCAGGTATTCCAGCCGCCTCAAGGAAGATGGTTCAGAGCTTGAAGGAGATTGTTCACAACTGCACCGAGCAGGAGATCTATGCCATGCTCAAAGATTGTAACATGGACCCTAACGAAGCTGTTAATCGTCTCCTCGCTCAAG ATCCTTTTCATGAAGTGAAGAGCAAgcgagaaaagaaaaaagag AATAAGGATACAACAGATTCCAGGTCTCGTGGTGCTAATAACACTTCCAACCGTGGCGGTAGGGGTGGTGCGGAACGATATGTTGGACGTGGTGGTACAAACCAGTTCAACTCTACTG AGCTTGGTGCCTTTCATGGTAAATCTGCATACAAGAAGGAAAACGGAACACATGCTTATGTAGGAGCTTCATCTTCAGCATCCACCGTGGCTGGAAATAATCCAAGCCGGCGACCTCCATCTTACAG TGATTCTGTAGCCATAGAAAATAAGACGTCTGCGGTAGGTACAGGAGATGGTTTATCATCATCTTCACAGCCTTCTGGATTTCAGTCTGCTTGGTTGGGGGTACCAGGTCAAGTTTCAATGGCAGATATTGTTAAAATGGGTAGACCACAAGCAAAGGCTTCTGCCATGCCAAACTCTTCCATCCACAGTGTCAATCATCAAAATGTTCCCACACCTCCTTCAGGAGCTTTGCATTACAATTTGCATTTAACACAAGATCATGGTTCCAAAGTTTCAGAGATGCATGGTGAGGCAGGGATTGTTTCAAGCCAGGATATTGCTGCTGATGATGAGTGGCCCTCAATCGAGCAGCCACCAGCTGTTAGTTTGTCCTCTGTTGTAGAGGCACCTGCTGACTCTGTGCTGTATGCAGATTCATCTAATTTGCCCATGGCTAGATCTAATCAGCACCTATCCCAGTTAGATGATGTTCAGGTGGCAGAAGATGGTCCTGCTGAGACACTTAATCCAAACTATATAGCACCTGCGTCTGTATCTGGTCGAAATATACAAGAGGATGAATCTGGAGGTGCCCCTGCTTTTGATAACGACTTGTACAAGGACATGACTTCCTACCAACAACATGGGCATGCTTTTGAGCATAATGAAG CTGAAGAGAGTGCTTCGTCAGTGGCAACAAACTTACAGCAACTTAATTTAGAGAAGGATGGTGTGGGAGCACCATGTGAAGAGGACGGCCCTTCTGTAGTAATTCCAAATCACCTACAACTACATACTCCAGAATGCCTGCACCTGAGCTTTGGAAGCTTTGGATCCGGCTCTAATGCTGCTCTTTCTGGCTCTGGCTCTGGCTCTGGTTCATATACCTCTAGGCCATTGAAAAGTAACTTGGAGGAGGCATCTACGACAGTGGATGTCTCTGCAATTGGGCACTCAGACTCAAG AAATCCTGAATATTATGATGATGAGCATCTAAGGAGTACCTCAGATGGAAATTTGATTCATAGACCTGGGCCAGGTGCTGGGGATTATGAGTCTTCTCCAGCTTCACAAGCAGAGGTCTTGAAACAGGAAACCCCTGAAGCTGCTCAGGGAAATCAATATTCATTTCCTTCTGCTGCACCTGGATTTAATTATGAAGGTTCTCAGCAGTTGAATGTTCCCTTTACTCATCCGCAGACAAGCTCACAGATGCAGAATCTTGCTTCTTTCTCCAGTGTAATG CAGGCGTATACAAATTCATTGCCAAGCACTTTGTTAACTTCAACTGTTCAGACTCCAAGAGAGGATCTTCCATACTCACCCTTCCCTGTTACGCAATCAATGCCCACAAAATACAGCAATGTGGCTTCTTCTATCAGTGGGCCCACGATATCCATGCCAGAG GGTCTGAGAGCAGGGAGTATTTCTACACCTCAGCCAACCCAACAGACCCTGCCTGGTGCTAACGTTGCTACAGGACCTGCCCTTCCACAACATCTTGCTGTGCATCCTTATTCTCAACCCACTCTTCCTTTGGGACATTTTTCCAATATGATTGGTTATCCCTTCATGCCACAGAGCTACACATATTTGCCATCAGCATTCCAGCAAGCGTTTGCTGGTAACAGCACATACCATCAGTCTCTGGCTGCAGTGCTTCCACAGTATAAAAATAGTGTTTCTGTCAGCAGCTTGCCTCAGTCTGCTGCTGCTGCAGCTGTTGCCTCCGGATATGGGTTTGGAAGCTCAACAAGTATTCCTGGAGGAAACTTTCCTTTGAATCCTCCCACAGCACCTACAGGCACTACTATAGGCTATGACGATGTATTAAGTTCACAGTACAAGGATGCTAACCATTTGATTTCACTTCAGCAG AATGAGAACTCAGCCATGTGGGTTCATGGTCCGGGCTCCCGGGCAATGTCTGCTGTCCCGGCTAGCACATACTATGGTTTCCAGGGGCAAAATCAGCAACATGGTGGATTCCGACAAGGCCAGCAGCCTTCGCAGCAATTTGGGGCCCTCGGTTATCCGAATTTCTACCACTCACAGGCAGGGATATCTCTGGAACATCAGCAACAAAATCCAAGGGATGCATCCCATGCATCCCTTGGTGGCTCACAAGGCCAACCCTCTAAGCAGTCCCAACAGATATGGCAAAACAGTTACTAA
- the LOC107404589 gene encoding uncharacterized protein LOC107404589 isoform X2 encodes MSGKGGGGSNGKGNNGISGIPAASRKMVQSLKEIVHNCTEQEIYAMLKDCNMDPNEAVNRLLAQDPFHEVKSKREKKKENKDTTDSRSRGANNTSNRGGRGGAERYVGRGGTNQFNSTELGAFHGKSAYKKENGTHAYVGASSSASTVAGNNPSRRPPSYSDSVAIENKTSAVGTGDGLSSSSQPSGFQSAWLGVPGQVSMADIVKMGRPQAKASAMPNSSIHSVNHQNVPTPPSGALHYNLHLTQDHGSKVSEMHGEAGIVSSQDIAADDEWPSIEQPPAVSLSSVVEAPADSVLYADSSNLPMARSNQHLSQLDDVQVAEDGPAETLNPNYIAPASVSGRNIQEDESGGAPAFDNDLYKDMTSYQQHGHAFEHNEAEESASSVATNLQQLNLEKDGVGAPCEEDGPSVVIPNHLQLHTPECLHLSFGSFGSGSNAALSGSGSGSGSYTSRPLKSNLEEASTTVDVSAIGHSDSRNPEYYDDEHLRSTSDGNLIHRPGPGAGDYESSPASQAEVLKQETPEAAQGNQYSFPSAAPGFNYEGSQQLNVPFTHPQTSSQMQNLASFSSVMAYTNSLPSTLLTSTVQTPREDLPYSPFPVTQSMPTKYSNVASSISGPTISMPEGLRAGSISTPQPTQQTLPGANVATGPALPQHLAVHPYSQPTLPLGHFSNMIGYPFMPQSYTYLPSAFQQAFAGNSTYHQSLAAVLPQYKNSVSVSSLPQSAAAAAVASGYGFGSSTSIPGGNFPLNPPTAPTGTTIGYDDVLSSQYKDANHLISLQQNENSAMWVHGPGSRAMSAVPASTYYGFQGQNQQHGGFRQGQQPSQQFGALGYPNFYHSQAGISLEHQQQNPRDASHASLGGSQGQPSKQSQQIWQNSY; translated from the exons ATGAGTGggaaaggaggaggaggaagcaATGGCAAGGGCAATAATGGAATATCAGGTATTCCAGCCGCCTCAAGGAAGATGGTTCAGAGCTTGAAGGAGATTGTTCACAACTGCACCGAGCAGGAGATCTATGCCATGCTCAAAGATTGTAACATGGACCCTAACGAAGCTGTTAATCGTCTCCTCGCTCAAG ATCCTTTTCATGAAGTGAAGAGCAAgcgagaaaagaaaaaagag AATAAGGATACAACAGATTCCAGGTCTCGTGGTGCTAATAACACTTCCAACCGTGGCGGTAGGGGTGGTGCGGAACGATATGTTGGACGTGGTGGTACAAACCAGTTCAACTCTACTG AGCTTGGTGCCTTTCATGGTAAATCTGCATACAAGAAGGAAAACGGAACACATGCTTATGTAGGAGCTTCATCTTCAGCATCCACCGTGGCTGGAAATAATCCAAGCCGGCGACCTCCATCTTACAG TGATTCTGTAGCCATAGAAAATAAGACGTCTGCGGTAGGTACAGGAGATGGTTTATCATCATCTTCACAGCCTTCTGGATTTCAGTCTGCTTGGTTGGGGGTACCAGGTCAAGTTTCAATGGCAGATATTGTTAAAATGGGTAGACCACAAGCAAAGGCTTCTGCCATGCCAAACTCTTCCATCCACAGTGTCAATCATCAAAATGTTCCCACACCTCCTTCAGGAGCTTTGCATTACAATTTGCATTTAACACAAGATCATGGTTCCAAAGTTTCAGAGATGCATGGTGAGGCAGGGATTGTTTCAAGCCAGGATATTGCTGCTGATGATGAGTGGCCCTCAATCGAGCAGCCACCAGCTGTTAGTTTGTCCTCTGTTGTAGAGGCACCTGCTGACTCTGTGCTGTATGCAGATTCATCTAATTTGCCCATGGCTAGATCTAATCAGCACCTATCCCAGTTAGATGATGTTCAGGTGGCAGAAGATGGTCCTGCTGAGACACTTAATCCAAACTATATAGCACCTGCGTCTGTATCTGGTCGAAATATACAAGAGGATGAATCTGGAGGTGCCCCTGCTTTTGATAACGACTTGTACAAGGACATGACTTCCTACCAACAACATGGGCATGCTTTTGAGCATAATGAAG CTGAAGAGAGTGCTTCGTCAGTGGCAACAAACTTACAGCAACTTAATTTAGAGAAGGATGGTGTGGGAGCACCATGTGAAGAGGACGGCCCTTCTGTAGTAATTCCAAATCACCTACAACTACATACTCCAGAATGCCTGCACCTGAGCTTTGGAAGCTTTGGATCCGGCTCTAATGCTGCTCTTTCTGGCTCTGGCTCTGGCTCTGGTTCATATACCTCTAGGCCATTGAAAAGTAACTTGGAGGAGGCATCTACGACAGTGGATGTCTCTGCAATTGGGCACTCAGACTCAAG AAATCCTGAATATTATGATGATGAGCATCTAAGGAGTACCTCAGATGGAAATTTGATTCATAGACCTGGGCCAGGTGCTGGGGATTATGAGTCTTCTCCAGCTTCACAAGCAGAGGTCTTGAAACAGGAAACCCCTGAAGCTGCTCAGGGAAATCAATATTCATTTCCTTCTGCTGCACCTGGATTTAATTATGAAGGTTCTCAGCAGTTGAATGTTCCCTTTACTCATCCGCAGACAAGCTCACAGATGCAGAATCTTGCTTCTTTCTCCAGTGTAATG GCGTATACAAATTCATTGCCAAGCACTTTGTTAACTTCAACTGTTCAGACTCCAAGAGAGGATCTTCCATACTCACCCTTCCCTGTTACGCAATCAATGCCCACAAAATACAGCAATGTGGCTTCTTCTATCAGTGGGCCCACGATATCCATGCCAGAG GGTCTGAGAGCAGGGAGTATTTCTACACCTCAGCCAACCCAACAGACCCTGCCTGGTGCTAACGTTGCTACAGGACCTGCCCTTCCACAACATCTTGCTGTGCATCCTTATTCTCAACCCACTCTTCCTTTGGGACATTTTTCCAATATGATTGGTTATCCCTTCATGCCACAGAGCTACACATATTTGCCATCAGCATTCCAGCAAGCGTTTGCTGGTAACAGCACATACCATCAGTCTCTGGCTGCAGTGCTTCCACAGTATAAAAATAGTGTTTCTGTCAGCAGCTTGCCTCAGTCTGCTGCTGCTGCAGCTGTTGCCTCCGGATATGGGTTTGGAAGCTCAACAAGTATTCCTGGAGGAAACTTTCCTTTGAATCCTCCCACAGCACCTACAGGCACTACTATAGGCTATGACGATGTATTAAGTTCACAGTACAAGGATGCTAACCATTTGATTTCACTTCAGCAG AATGAGAACTCAGCCATGTGGGTTCATGGTCCGGGCTCCCGGGCAATGTCTGCTGTCCCGGCTAGCACATACTATGGTTTCCAGGGGCAAAATCAGCAACATGGTGGATTCCGACAAGGCCAGCAGCCTTCGCAGCAATTTGGGGCCCTCGGTTATCCGAATTTCTACCACTCACAGGCAGGGATATCTCTGGAACATCAGCAACAAAATCCAAGGGATGCATCCCATGCATCCCTTGGTGGCTCACAAGGCCAACCCTCTAAGCAGTCCCAACAGATATGGCAAAACAGTTACTAA